Part of the Leptodactylus fuscus isolate aLepFus1 chromosome 6, aLepFus1.hap2, whole genome shotgun sequence genome, tcagctcatcggcgtccgacggacgccgatgagctgaaatcgggaccggcaagtgctggggtgggcaagtgTCGGGGGCCCCAaggggctctgtgggccctggcccctggcacttgcccgactatgccctgcgctgacgccggccctgaatgactggtgTGGGCGCCAGggagccggcacacggtggcgggccaaaaccgggcccccaccagttttcagtttggccgggcccctgacgccagtaccagtaattctggcctatcggcggccctgcctgtaAGTAATATGACTGTCTTTCCCCAGAGAGGTTTTAGTTACCTTGCAGTCCCACAGAATGTATCTGGGTAAGTTATATTCCAACATGTCTTGGACGGATCTGGGTATAGTAAATGGTGACCTGTGTGTGAAGAGGGTCATATCACTTTTCAGCAATGGTTCCTTCCTTGCCTATTGTGTATAGTCTGATAGAGAGTGATAGTAATGTTGGTGATGTTTGTTAAATGTTAAGTTACAATTTTATTACACAACCTATAAGTTATAGCTGACTAACAAAGCGGTCATGTCATGGTGGCCATACAAGCACAGGAGATGGGAGGATGAGTAAGTATGGTGAAATGAGAAATGCCCCAGCTATGAATTGTTCCTCCTCTTGCATATAGTTGACAACATTGTCACTCTTCACACAATTGGGTGGGACTGGTTGAGGACTGAGTGTCGCTAGggacatggttttttttttaattattttttgggGTTACTGTAGTTGTGTGACTTTACAATTTGCGGTACTGTGTTTGAGACAACTGGACTGAAAGCTATGCAGCTGATAACATGAAATGTTGACTACTTTGTCTGTGATCCACCATGGTCCTGTCACAGAAATTCAAAATGTAAAAGGTCCAGCAAAGACTTCttccataaaatttaacttttaataaattttaaaaaaattcacaaaaattctTCAGCAAGCATTATGCATAGATGAAATTGTGCAGTGAGCCACATGAGTGACTAGCTAGCATTGGCTGTCTTCAGGAGCGTGAGTTGAAAGTATCTTTGGTTAATATCTGCAAGTTGAACCTGAATTTCCCTTCCCCAACCCCTTCTACATAGACTTTATTATGGTTCTGTCACAACTACAAACCAAGTAGATCACAAGTCCCTCCAAAGTTCAACTGCACATGTctctaagggaatgttcacacggtTCATACTGCTTGTATTCTTATTCATCTTCTGCACTTCCCCTCCCCCGGGTGTCTCTGCAGTAGAATGCTGTTGCTCTGCATGCATGTGAATGAGTCTAATCAGTGGGGAATCTCGAGCCGTGGACCCCGCTGCTAAGCCAGCCATGGAACATGTGGATAAATGGAGTCGGACACATTTATCCACATGCTCTAATATCTGCCCCATATTGAAagtaatgggaggcagaatcaagAAGGAATCTCCCACTGATTATGCGGCAGAAATCAGCAGCAGACTCAACAGTGTGGACTGGGCCTAAGGTTGCTGATAGTAGATATAATTATGAGCTCTATTATTGATAATGTTGACAAGCAGAGAATTCTTTTTACATGGCTATTTATTACAACAtcttatatatagaaaaaaataaaacttaggttgcattcacactactgatacgctgcctcattctgaacattaaaacacattcagaatcagcgcgtataaagcagatcccattcatttcaaaggggagcgctcgtatgccagctcccatgcatttcaatgggagccggcatacgagcgctccccattgaaatgaatgggctgctttttttcactacgagcgctcccattgaagtgaatgggaagcactcgcgtgtacagctcggaatgagcagagctagccgtacacgcgagaacttcccattcacttcaatgggagcgctcgtagtgaaaaaagcagcccattcatttcaatggggagcgctcgtatgccggctcccattgaaatgaatgggatctgctttatacgcgctgattctgaacgtgttttaacgttcagaatcaggcagcgtatcagtagtgtgaatgcacccttagggggcattcacacagagtaacaccgggcgtgtattacagccgtacacgccggcgctacggcaggctgccgaacacttcccattcacttcaatgggagcgctcgtaaacgccgctgttacgagcgctcccattgaagtgaatgggaagtgttcgggagcctgtCGTagcaccggcgtgtacggctgtaatacacgcccggcgttactccgtgtgaatgcccccttagacttCACCCTAAAGCACTTGTTTGACAGAAGAGTAGTCTAAAGCATGCAGATATATAGCAGCATTTACACAAAATGGTGTCTTACATTGGTTTACGGGCATGAATAAAATATTTGCCTGTTAAATCAAAAACATCCACCCTGGATTTATCAACACGCGGCACATACACGGCCTTCTCAATATGATAACCAGCTTCTTTGAAGGCCATCTCCAGATCTTCCTCGTTTGCGGTCATTACACTGAAACGCTTTTTACCGACATGAGTATAACTACCATTCAGTCCACTCATAATCATAAGGTGACCTCCAGGTTTTATCAAATCCTGGAAATTTTTCAGAACATTACAGTATGACGTTATATCTGTACATGGCATTTCAAGACAGAGACAAGACAGGAGACAATCGACTGGTGGCACAATGCCCGGATCATAAGGGTTTCTCTTCAGAGCATCACATATCAGGACTTCTTTCACCTTACTGCGGAGTTTCTCAGCTTTTTTTTCACAATCCTCCCTATAAACATACAAGAATAAAATTAATCTTCTTATTATATGGTTCTAAAATGATAGCTGAATATATGAAGACAACCTCTGTCCATATGTGCCATTAAAGTGGTGGGTTTTCTGCTTGGGATCTTTCCTGATGAGAAGATGACTCTGTATGAATAACTCCCTATCTGGCAAGCTCGGGACATCTTTGTATTAAATGGTTGGCCATTGCTTGTATAgccaccatgtaatactacacTTAATAACTGCTGAAGAGAGAAGGTCTGACAAACCATGGCA contains:
- the LOC142209495 gene encoding nicotinamide N-methyltransferase-like; the encoded protein is MANSVTSQQDYHKEFNAKDYLRSYYHAEEGHLREWAEFVMQHLHETFTKGGVRGETLLDFGTGPSIYQLLSACEVFDKIIVSDLLEQNLAELQKWLKKDPEAFDWTHIIKYVCELEGNREDCEKKAEKLRSKVKEVLICDALKRNPYDPGIVPPVDCLLSCLCLEMPCTDITSYCNVLKNFQDLIKPGGHLMIMSGLNGSYTHVGKKRFSVMTANEEDLEMAFKEAGYHIEKAVYVPRVDKSRVDVFDLTGKYFIHARKPM